From the genome of Aggregicoccus sp. 17bor-14:
GCCGGCGTCCAGGCCGCGCCGCTTGTCCTCGGGAGAGGCGAGCGAGGAGAGGATGATCACCGGGATGCGCGCGAGCGAGGCGGTGCTCTTGAGCCGGCGCGTGAGGCTGAAGCCGTCCAGCTTGGGCATCTGCACGTCGGAGAGGATGAGATCGTAGCTCGCAGCCTGGGCCTTGGCGTACGCCTCCTCGCCGTCCTGCGCCTCCTCCACGTTGTGGCCGAGCGCCTTCACCAGCGCGCTCTCGGTGGCGCGCGCGATGGGCGAGTCGTCCACCAGCAGCACGCGCAGCCGCTTCGTCGCGGGCGCCTGGGTGACGGGGCGTGCCATGCGGCGCACCTCGGTCATGATGTCCGGCACGTGCAGCAGCACCGCGATGCGCCCGTCCTCGAGCGCCGCAGTGCCTGCGATAAAGGGCGCGCCCTTGAGGAACTCGCCGCCGCAGGGCTTCACGGCCACCTCGCGCTCGTCCACGAAGCCGTCCACCACCAGGGCGGCCTCGTCGGCGCCGTGGCGCACCACCACCGCCGGGGGGCGGTCGAAGCGGTTGCCGCCGTTGAGGCCCAGCAGGGGCCCCAGCGCGACGAGCGCGGTGGGCTTGCCGCGGTGCTTCACCGCGAGCGTGCCGAACACCTCGAGCCGGTCCTCGGGCTTGAGGCGGATGACCGCCTCCACGTCCGCCGCGGGGATGCCGTAGACGTCGTCGCCCAGGCGCACCAGCAGCACCTTCATGAGCGCGAGCGACTGGGGCAGGCGCAGCGACACGGTGAGGCCGCGGCCCAGCCGGCTCTTGAGCGACACGGAGCCACCCAGGGACTCCACCTTGCGCTTCACCACGTCCATGCCCACGCCGCGCCCGGAGATCTCGCTGACCTCCTCGCGGGTGGAGAAGCCGGGGCGGAACACGAGCTCGATCGCCTCGCGCTCGCTGAGCGCGTCCGCCTGCGCCTGGGTGAGCAGGCGCTTGGACACGGCGCTCGCCCTCACGCGGTCGGGGTCGATGCCGCGCCCGTCGTCGTCCACCTCGAGGTGCAGCATCTCGCCGTCCACGCGGGCGCGGATGCGCACCCGGCCGGTGGCGGGCTTGCCCAGCTGGGTGCGCAGGTCCGCGCTCTCCAGGCCGTGGTCCACCGCGTTGCGCAGCAGGTGCACCATCGCATCGCGCACGTCGGCGAGCATGGAGCGGTCCACGCCGGCGTCGCTGTTCTCGATGACGAGGTCCACCTCCTTGCCCTGCTGGCGGCTCAGGTCGCGCACGGCGCGCGGGAAGGCGTCGAACACGCTGGCGAGCGGCACCAGGCGCGCGTCGGCCACGTGGTCCGCGAGGATGGCGAGGCTGCCGTGCAGGGTGTTCACCCCGTCCTCGTTGCGGCGCACGAAGCGGAACGCGTCGTCGCGCAGCATGTGCAGGTCGCTCTCGAGCCGGTCCAGCTGCGCGCGCTCCTCGGCCTGCAGCTGCAGCTGCTCACCGAAGTGCAGGAAGCGGTCGGAGATGCGGCTGAAGCGCTCGAGGATCTGCGCCATGTCCTCGCCGCGCAGCTGGTTGCGCGCGCTCTCCACGAGCAGGTCGCCCGCGAGCAGGCCCAGCGCGTCCAGCGTCTCCACGTTCACGCGGATGGTGCGATCCGCGACCGGGTTCGCCTTGGCCGCGGCCGCGTCCTCCGCGGCGGCCGGTGCCTGTACCGGAGCCGCAGGAGCCGCGACGGGCGCGGGCGCCGCCTGGACCGGCGGAGGCGCGGGCGCCGCGGGCTTCGGCGCCGGAGCGGGCGCTGCGGCCTTGGCGGCCGCGGGCTTGGGGCCCAGGTGCGGGATGGGGCTGCCCGAGGCCGCCGCGAGCGCGGCGCACATCTCCTCGGTGGCCGAGGTGCCCGTGTGGGCGCTGGGCATGTCCTCGACGAGGTCCGAGAGCACGTCGCAGGCGCGCAGGAGCAGGTCGGTGGCCACGGCGGTGGCCGTCTTGCCCTCGCGCTCGCTGCGCAGCACGTCCTCGGCCGCGTGGGCGAGCTGCCCGATGGCGCCGAGGCCCAGCATGCGGGCCTCGCCCTTCATCGTGTGCAGCTCGCGCGCGACGTCGTCCGCGGCCTGCGCGGCCGTGGGCTTCTCGAGGTCGATCACGCCGAGCTGGATCTTCTGCAGCCGGTCGGCGGTGATCTCCTGGAACTTCTTCAGCAGTGACTTCTTGAGGGCCTCGGTGTCCATGGCAGAAGGGGCGACGGGTGCCGCTCGCCCCTCCCCTCTCCCTAGTCGGCCTTGAAGCGCTTGATGAGCTCCGCGAGGCGGCCCGCGAGCCCGGTGAGCTCGGAGGCGGCGCCCGTGGCCTGCTTGGAGGCCTGCGTCGTCTGGCGGGTCACGTCCTCGATCTCGGCCATGCTCGCCACCACCTGCTCGGTGGCGGTGCGCTGCTGCTGGGTCGCGAGGTTGATGACGCGCGCCGCGTCACTGGTCTCCTGCACGCCGGAGAGGATGCCCTCCACGGCCTGCGCGGCCACCGCGCCCAGGCGCTCGCCGCTCTCGGTGGCGCTCTTGGAGGCGTCCGCCGCACCGGCCGCGGCGGCCGTGGCCTCGCGGATCTCGGTGATCAGGTTCTTGATCTCCTTGGTGGAGTCCAGGACGTTCTCCGCGAGGCGGCGCATCTCGGCCGCCACGATGGAGAAGCCCTTGCCGGCCTCACCCGCCCGGCTGCCCTCGAGCGCCGCGTTGAGCGCGAGCAGGTCCGAGCGGTCGGCGATCTCGTCGATCACCTCGACCACCGTGCCGATGCGCTCCACGCGCTTGCTGAGCTTGGTGATGGAGTCCGCCACCGCGACGCCGTCGCTGCGGATCTGCTGCATCGCCTGGATGAACTCACCGATGGCGCCGCGGCCCGCGCGCGCCGCGCCCAGGGTCTCCTCCGCCACGCGGGCGACCGCGCCGGCGTTCTCGGCGATCTGCGCGCTCGCGTGCTTGAGCTCCTCCATGGTGGCGGTGGTCTCGTGGATCGCCGCCGCCTGCTCCGTGGACGAGGTCTCGTGCTGGGTGCTGGCCGCGAGCACCTGGTTCGCGGACGAGGAGAGCCGCAGGGCGGCCTCGTTGATCTCGCGCACGAAGGTGCGCAGCGTCTCGATCACCTTGCCGAAGCCCTCGAGCAGGGGCCCGAGCTGCGCGTCCTCGGTGCTGGTGTTCCAGCGCGAGAGGTCACCCTCGCGCACCAGCATGATCAGCGCGTCGATGGCGCGGTCGATCTCCTGCGAGGCCACCTGCTTGCGGTGCTCCGCGATCGACATCTGGTCGACGAAGCGGTTGAAGAGCTGCGCGATCTGCGCGGCCTGGCCATCCAGGCCCTCCGCGGGGGCGCGCGCCGTCCAGTCGCCGGAGAGCGTACGGGTGAGCGCGTCCGCGATGGCGGCGAGGCCGGGGTCGGCCGCGGAGACCACGTTCGTGGTCTTGGGAGCAGCCGCCTTGGCGGCGGAGCTCGCCTTCTTGGGGGCGCGGCCCTTGGCCGCAGGCTTCGCGTTGGGGGTGTCGAGGGACATGTGAGTCGGTGCCTTCCTTCAGACTGCAGAATTCACGGTTTCAGCGAGATCGATGAGCAGCACGGGGGCGGAGTCCTGCGCGGGGTCCTCCGCCGCATCCAGGCACAGCCCCACCGCGTAGGGCGGTGCGCCGGCCGGGGGCGGCATGCGCCGCAGGGCGTTGAGCGGCACGGGGCGCACGCCGCGCACCGCGTCCACGCGCAGGTGGCCCTCGCCCTCGGGGAGCTGGAACACCAGCGCGCGCGCGCCCTGGCGCAGCACTCCCAGCTCGGGCACGGAGAAGTCGTCGGGCAGCGCGCGGTCGATGCGCAGCACCTGGGAGGCGTCCGCGCCGTACACGGCGTTGCCCACCTCGAAGAAGAGCAGGTCCACCTGTTCGGCCGCGACCTCCGCGTCCGCGCGCACGTCGCTCACCGGGCCACCGCCCGCTGACGCGCCGTCTGCAGCAGCTTGGGGAAGTTGAGCAGGCTGAAGCCCTCGCTGGCGCTCGCGCCCTGCACCACGCCGAGCAGGTGCTCGGCGGCGGAGTCCCCGCCCAGCGGCGGCGGCAGGATGTCCGAGACGTAGAAGCGCTTGAGGCCGAGCACCGCGTCCGCGACGACGCCGGCGACGAAGGCGCCGCTCGCGCCGACGAAGAGCCGCGTGCGCGGACCGATGCGCGCCTCGCCCTTGCCGAGGAAGCGCAGGATGTCCACCACGGGGAGGACCTCGCCGCGGTGACCGGTGACGCCCATGACGTAGGCGGGGGTGCGCGGCAGGGGCGTGAGCAGGCCTGCGCGCAGCACCTCGAGCACGTTCTCGCTCGGCACGGCGAGCCGCAGCTCACCGAGACGGAAGCAGAAGAACTCCTGGTCCGGACGCGCCTGGGCCACGGTGGCACGATCAGGGGCGTTGCGGAGCGCGCGCTGAAGGGGTGTGGTGATCAAGGCAGCGAAGTATCCGGAACTCAGTTGCGGCCGGTCAAGCAAGGGGCCGAGTTTCGCGTGGTGGGCCCCACCCCAACGGTGTAGGGTTGGTAGGCTATTCCAGAGGAGAGCGATGTCCCGCGTACTCGTCATCGATGACAGCCCCATGCTGGTGGAGCTCACGGTGGGCGCCCTGAACTCGGCCGGATACCAGGCGAGTGGTGCGCTCGACCTGGCGAGCCTCGAGCAGCGCCTCGTGGAGGGGCCCTACGTCCTCATCCTGATGGACGTGAACATGCCGGAGATGTTCGGCGACGACGTCGTGGAGTACCTCCGCACACAGAAGAAGGTTCAGTCCAAGCTGGTGCTCTACTCCGACATCCCGGAGGCGGAGCTCGCCGCGAAGGCCCGCGCCTCGGGGGCGGACGGCTACATCCTCAAGGGCGGCGGCCTCGAGGCCGTGCTCGCCGGGGTGACCCAGCTCGCGGGTCCTCCGAAGGGCGCTCCCGCCGCCGCGGCCGCTCCGGCCGCCGCCGCGCCTGCGGCCGCCGCCGCCGCGCCGGCCGCGCCCAAGCCCGGCGCGCGCAAGCCGCGCATCCTCATCGTGGACGACAGCGAGATGACCGCCCGCATCATCGAGGCGGACCTCGTCACCAAGGGCTTCGAGGTGCACGTCGCCGACACGGCGGACAAGGCCACGAAGATCATCCTCAAGAAGCAGACCCGTCCGGACCTGGTGCTCCTGGACGTGCGCATGCCCAACGTGGACGGCGAGCAGTTCTGCCGCTTCATCAAGAGCAACAGCCTCTTCAAGGGCATCAAGGTGCTGCTGTGCTCGGGCGAGGAGCCCGCGGAGCTGCAGCGCATCTGCCGCGAGGCGGGCGCGGACGGCTACGTGCCCAAGGACGCGGTGCTCAGCAAGGTGGTCGCGAGCGAGCTGCCACCCTCGAGCAGCGAGGGCTGAGGCCCCCGCTGCACTCCGCACAGCGGCCGCGCTTCAGGCGCTGCGCTGTGCGCCCGCGGCGTTGTGGCGCTCCTGCAGGCCGCGCGAGAAGTTGCCGATGATGAGCCCCGGGCGCGCCTCCTTCAGGCGGCGCAGCAGCTCGCGGATGCCCACCGGCTCGCCGCCCGCCCCCACCCCGCGCGCCACCTCGATGTACTGCAGCGGATCGATGGCGAGCGGCCGGGTCTGCACCTGGTCCACGCGGTAGCGGCACACGAGGTTCTCCAGCGCCTGCACCTCGCCCTCGCGGTCGGTCACGCCGGGGAAGAGCAGCAGGTTGAGCGAGAGGTAGGCGCCGCGCTCGCGGGCGAGCGCGATGGAGCGCTCCACGTCCTCCCAGGTGTACTTCACCGGCTTGTAGTAGGCCTCGTAGAGCCCCTTGGTCGCCGCGTTGAGCGAGACGCGCACCGCGTCCAGGCCCGCGTCGAGCAGGGCCTCGAGCCCGTGGGTGAGGCTCGCGTTGGTGTTGATGTTGATGGAGCCCACGGGGGTGTGGGCGCGCATGTAGCGGATGGCCTCGGCGATCTGCTTGTAGCGCGTGAGCGGCTCGCCCTCGCAGCCCTGCCCGAAGCTGACCATGGTGCGGCCCGGCGCGTGCTGCAGGTGGTAGAGCCCGATTTTGCCCATCTCCTCGCCGCTGGGCCCGTCGTCCATGCGCTCGTGGCTCGCGGGCGGCCCGTCCGCGGGCTGGTCCGAGATGCAGCCCACGCAGCGCGCGTTGCACATGACGGAGGCCGGGATGGCGCCCTCGTCGCGCGCGTAGAAGATGTTCTGGCTGGTGAAGCAGCGGTACAGCAGCGCGCAGGTCTTGAGCTGCTTGAGCACGCGGTTGTCCGGATAGCGCGCGAGGTGCGCGTCCACCGCCTTCTTCAGGTCCGGCGTGGAGTAGAGCTGGGGATCCCAGTGGCCGCGGCGGTCGGTATGGATGGCCCAGGCGACCGCGCCCTCCTCGCCCCAGGCGGCGGCGGTGTAGGCCCACTGCGGGAGCACGGGGCCGCCCTCCCCCTTCACCTCGCCGGGGAGGAAGGTGCGGGTGTAGCCGGGGGGCAGCAGCGCGCCCACGGCGTTGGGGACGAAGCGCTTGCCGTCCACGGTGAACTCGCGCACGAGCTCGAGCTCGCCGGTCTCCGGGTGCATGCCGACCGGCAGGCGGCCCGGCAGGTGGACGAGCCGGCCCGCCTCGGGCAGCGGGATGGGGCGATCCTGCGGCGGGACGAGGTCCTCGCCGCTGCGCAGGGTGGCCACGAGGTAGGGGTGCTCGAGCACGCGGCCCTTGGGGTCCGCGACGAGCAGCTTGGGAAGAGACGCCATGCGCGTCTAACTACCACCGGGGCCGCGCTACTTCGACCCGCGTGTGCGCCCGCCCGGGCGCCCCCCTTGGCGGAGGAGGCAGAGGGGTCACCGCTGCCCCGTCGCACATGACGCGGCGCGTGGCCCCGGCTTGCCTTGACTCTCCCCTTCGGGGGGATACGGTGCGCCACCATTTTTTGCCCCGGAGGGCTGCTGTGATCGTCGGAGTTCCCAAAGAGATCAAGACCCGTGAGAACCGCGTCGGAATGATTCCGGCGGGTGTGGCCGCGCTCAAGCGTGGGGGCCACACGGTGCTGGTCGAGAAGGGCGCGGGCATCGGCTCGGGCATCTCGGACCAGGACTACGTGCGCGTGGGCGCTGAGATCGTGAAGAGCGTGGACGAGGTCTGGAGCCGCGCCGAGATGATCGTGAAGGTGAAGGAGCCGATCGCGCCCGAGTACGAGCGCATGCAGAACGGCCAGATCGTCTACACCTACTTCCACCTGTCCGGCGTGGACCCCGAGCTCACCAAGGTGCTGCTCAAGAAGAAGGTGAGCGCGGTCGCGTACGAGACCATCCAGCTCGACGACGGCAGCCTCCCCCTGCTCAAGCCGATGAGCGAGGTGGCCGGCAAGATGGCCATCCAGGTGGGCGCCGCGAGCCTCGAGAAGCACGCGGGCGGCAAGGGCATCCTGCTGGGCGGCGTGCCCGGCGTGCGCCGCGCGAAGGTGACCATCATCGGCGGCGGCGTGGTGGGCATCAACGCCGCGAAGGTGGCCGTGGGCATGGGCGCCGAGGTCACCATCCTCGACGTGAACCTGGAGCGCCTCACCTACCTCGACGACATCTTCATGGGCCGCGCGGCCGTGATGGCATCCGACAGCGAGAACATCGCGAAGTCGGTGCGCGAGAGCGACCTGGTGGTGGGCGGCGTGCTCATCCCCGGCGCCGCGGCGCCGAAGCTGGTCACCGAGGCGCTCATCAAGGAGATGAGCGCGGGCTCGGTGGTGGTGGACGTGGCGGTGGACCAGGGCGGCTGCATCGAGACCTGCAAGCCCACCACGCACGACAAGCCCACCTTCATCCTGCACGACGTGGTGCACTACTGCGTGGCGAACATGCCGGGCGCGGTGCCCCAGACCTCCACCTTCGCGCTCAACAACGCGACGCGGCCCTACGCGACCCGCATCGCGAACCTCGGCCTGCACGAGGCGCTGCGCCAGGACCGCGCGCTGCTCAAGGGCCTCAACACCCACGGCGGCCAGGTGACGTACGAGGCCGTGGCGCGCGACCTCGGCTACGACTACGTGCCGGCCGAGCAGGCGCTCGCCTCCGGCGGCAAGAAGGCGCAGAAGGCCGCGAAGCCCGCCGCCAAGCGCGCTTCCCGCTAGAATCACCTGCTGAAACCCGCCCGGGAATAAAGAAGCCCGGGCGGGGTCTGTAGGGCATGCGAGGGGCCGGGCGCTCGGCCCCCCGCGGCGAACAGGGTTGTTGCCCAGGATGTTCCCGTGCATACATTGACGGTTAAGACACAACCTAATCGCCAGTAGTTACGGGCCCTTGGAAGGCGGGAGCATGCTGGACTTCAGGCAACCCAACCGGACGAAGCAGGAATTCGAGGAGCTGGCGCTCGCGCACCTGGACCCGCTCTACTCTGCGGCGCTCCGGCTGACGAAGAACGAGCGCGACGCCGAGGACCTCGTGCAGGACACCTGCATGCGCGCCTACCGCTTCTTCGACAAGTTCGAGCGCGGGACCAACATCAAGGCGTGGCTCTTCAAGATCCTCACCAACACCTTCATCAACCGCTACCGGCGCAAGGTGAAGGAGCGCAGCGTGGTGGAGGGCGTGGAGCGCGAGGCGGTGCACGAGCGCTTCGTGTCCCGCGACGCGACCGACTTCGCCGCGAACCCGGAGCAGTACTTCTTCGACCGGCTCCTCTCGGATGACGTGCTGCGCGCGATCGACTCGCTGCCCATCGACTTCCGGCTGGTGGTGATCCTCGCGGACCTGCAGGAGTTCTCCTACAAGGAGATCGCCGAGATCCTCGAGTGCCCGGTGGGCACCGTGATGAGCCGGCTGTTCCGCGGCCGCAAGCTGCTGCAGAAGACGCTCAAGGAATACGCAGAGGGCCAGGGTGTCTTCCGGGAGAACGGCCACCCGGTGCCCGCGCCGGCGGATCTGGACGAGTACCGGCGCAGGAAGAAGACCGGGTAGTCGCCGGTTGGTGGTGCCCGACGCAGCCCATCCCCGAGCGCGAATGACCTGCCAGGAACTCGACTCCTTCCTCTACCCCTACCTCGACGGCGAGTTCCAGCCGGACGAGCGCCTCGAGGTCGAGGCGCACCTGAGCACCTGCGCGGCCTGTGCGCAGCGGGTGCACACCGAGGCGCAGGTGCAGCAGGCGCTGCGCCGCGCGGCGCGCCACGCGGTGAGCAGCACCCGGGCGCCGGATGCGCTGCGCGCCTCGCTGCAGGGGGGACTGAGGCAGGAGGTGCGGCGCGCGCAGCAGGCGGTGTGGCTGCGGGCGAGCTGCGTGATGCTCGCGGTGGCCACGGCGGGCGGCGCCTGGATGGCGCTGCGCCCCGAGGCGCAGCAGCGCTTCGTGGATGACGCGGCGAAGCGGCACGCGAAGCGGCTGCCGGTGGAGATCGCGGACACCACCCCGGAGAGCGTGGAGGCCTGGTTCGGCGGCAAGCTGGATCACCGCGTCTCCGTTCCGCGGCTGCCCAACACCACCCTCTCCGGCGCGCGCATCTCCAACGTGACGGACCGGCCCGCGGCGTACATCAGCTACGAGGCGCAGCCTGCGCGCGCGGACGCGCCGCCCCGGCGCATCGGGCTCTTCGTGTTCGACGACGCGCAGCGCGAGATCAAGGCGAACGATCTCGCGGCCGCCGAGGTCGACTCGAGCCACGGCTACAACGTGGCCGTGTGGCGCGACCGGGAGATCGTCTACGAGCTCGTCACGGACCTGGACGAGTCGGACATCCGCAAGATGCTCGCGGACAAGGCGGCGGCAGCAGCGGACGCGAGCAGCGCGCCGCGCGTGGCCGATGCCCCCAAGCCGCAGATGGCTCCCGGCGTCGCGGTGAGCCCCGTGGTGCACACCACGGCGCAGTAGCTCCCCGAGGCCTTCTGCGCTGAGCCTGGCCGCCTGCACGGCAGCCGTCGGTGCGGGAGCGTCCAGGCAGGCGCAACATTGACGGTCCCAGAGGCTGCCGATAGCCTCGCGGCGCTGCTTCCCCGTCGCACGCGGAGCGCTTTTTCGCGCCCTACACCCCGAGCGGGGCTGCCCTCATGTCCAAGAAAATCCTGATCGTCGAAAGTGATACCGCCCTCTCCGCAACCCTGCGCCGAGCGCTGGAGGCGCGGGGCTTCTCGGTGGACGAGACCACCGACGGCAAGGGCAGCGTCGAGCAGGTGCGGCGGGATCGCCCGGAGCTGGTGGTGCTCGCGGTGGAGCTGGGCGCGGGCCAGAACGGCTACCTCATCTGCGGCAAGCTGAAGAAGGACGACGATCTCAAGGGCGTGCCGATCATCATCACCGGCAACCCGGACGGCTTCGCGCAGCACCGCAAGCTCAAGGCGCACGCGGACGACTACGTCTCGCGCCCGGTGGACGCGGACCTGCTGGTGGAGCGCGTGGGCGCGCTGATCGGCTTCCCGCCGGCCCCCGAGGGCGAGGCGGAGCTGGTGGAGGACGGGCTGGACCTGCCCGGCCTCGACGAGCCCCTTTCGGCCGACGGGCTGGGCGACTTCGGCGGTGAGGAGATCTCCGTGGAGTCCGGCGACGCCGCGGCCCCGGCCGCCGCGGGCGACACCGAGCTGGACATGCTCGACGCCGCCTTCGACGACATCTCCACCACGGTGGACACCACCGAGCTGGAGAACCACCTGGACGGCGGGCTCGCCGGCAGCGCGCTGGAGATCGACGCGGGCGAGGAGCCCGTGGTCGCGCCTCCCGAGGGCGCGATGGAGGAGGTGGACAGCCTGCCTCCGCTCGAGTCGGTGGCCGGCACGGATGACGACGGCGCGCTGGACGTGTTCGAGGAGGAGCTCCACGCCGAGCCGCCCGCGGCGCCCCCTCCGGCGCCGGTCGCCGAGCGGCCCGCGCCCGCCCCGCTGCGCGCCGTTGCGGCGCCCCTGGCCGCGGCCTCCCTCGGCGCTTCCCTGCCCCGCACGGGCGCGCCTGCGGCCGGCCTGAGCGCCGCGGACGCGGCCGAGCTGCGCTCGCTGCGCGCGCGCGTGGTGGAGCTGCAGGGCGCGCTCGAGGACGCGCAGGCCCAGGCGGGCAGCGCCGAGGAGCGCTCGCGCGCGCTCGAGGCGGACCTGGAGGCGCGCTCCGCGGAGCTCGAGACCGCGCGCGCCAGCAGCGGCCGCTCGGACAAGGACACCTTCGCGCTGCGCGAGGCGGCCAATCGCAAGGACAAGGAGATCCTGCGCCTCAAGGCCGAGCTGAACGAGAAGGAGCACGAGCTGGTGGAGCTGCGCGACCGGCAGCTGCAGCTCGAGCAGCAGGGCAACGACGCCACCGCGGAGGTGGCCAAGCGCGACGCGCAGATCAAGACGCTCACCGGCAAGGCGGACCTGCTCACGGCGGAGCGCCGCCGCGTGGACCAGCAGCTCGTGGCCGCCCGCGAGGAGGCGCGCGCCGCCACCGGCAAGCTCGCCGCGCTGCAGGCGGAGCTGGACGGCTTCCACGCCCAGCACGAGTCCAGCCAGGCCGAGCTCGAGGGGCTGCGCAGCCGCGGCGCCGAGCTGGAGGCCGCCGTGGCGAGCGCGCAGTCCGAGCGCGACAGCCTGCGCGACGAGCTGGAGGTCGCGCGCGCCGAGGCCTCGGACGTCCAGGCCCAGCTCGCGGACGCCCAGGCACAGCTGGCCGAGGCCCGCGGCGAGGTGAACGCGCTCGCGGCGAGCGCCGCCGAGGAGGCGGACGGCCTCCGCCTGCGCATCGCGGAGCTCGAGGAGTCCCACGTGCGCCACGAGGACCGCGTGGCCAAGCTCTACGCCCGCATCAAGGCGGACGAGGCCACGCGCGAGCGCGCGAAGAAGGCGCTGGGCATCGCGCAGCAGCTGCTCGAGGAGCAGCCTGCCGGCATCGACGCCGACGAGGAGGCCGCGGCCTAGACAGCCCCGCGGCACCCTCCCCCACACCCCCGGGAACGGACGGCTACTTCTCGTCCTTCTTGGGGGTGTTCTTCTTCTCCAGCTGCTTCTTGGCGAGCTGCTGCACGCCGCTGGGCACCATCTTGTCGCGCGAGAGGTCCTTCACCTCGCTGTCGCGCAGGGTGGAGAGGAACTTCATGGAGACGGCGAGCGGCGTCTTCGGGTTCTTCACCAGCGCGAGCTTCACCGGGTACTTCTTCGTCCACTCGCGGTTTCCGATGATGACGCGCAGCACCTCCTCGTTGATCGCGCGGTTCGCCGCGGCGCCGAGCACCTCGCCGTCCGTGATGCGGGGGCTGCGGATGACGGCCACGGCGACGAGCTTGTTGCTGTCGCGCATGAGCTGACTGCGCGCCTCCTTGTTGCCGAGCGTGGCGAGCTTGATCTTCTCCGAGATGCTCATCTTCATGATGCGCTGGGTGAGGGTGAGCTTCTTGCCCTCCTCCATCGGCGGCGCTTCCTCGTCCGCCACCTCCAGGTCGCGCATCACCTCCTCGGCGGTGGGGCCGGGGTCCGGCGGCCGCGC
Proteins encoded in this window:
- a CDS encoding methyl-accepting chemotaxis protein, with the translated sequence MSLDTPNAKPAAKGRAPKKASSAAKAAAPKTTNVVSAADPGLAAIADALTRTLSGDWTARAPAEGLDGQAAQIAQLFNRFVDQMSIAEHRKQVASQEIDRAIDALIMLVREGDLSRWNTSTEDAQLGPLLEGFGKVIETLRTFVREINEAALRLSSSANQVLAASTQHETSSTEQAAAIHETTATMEELKHASAQIAENAGAVARVAEETLGAARAGRGAIGEFIQAMQQIRSDGVAVADSITKLSKRVERIGTVVEVIDEIADRSDLLALNAALEGSRAGEAGKGFSIVAAEMRRLAENVLDSTKEIKNLITEIREATAAAAGAADASKSATESGERLGAVAAQAVEGILSGVQETSDAARVINLATQQQRTATEQVVASMAEIEDVTRQTTQASKQATGAASELTGLAGRLAELIKRFKAD
- a CDS encoding hybrid sensor histidine kinase/response regulator → MDTEALKKSLLKKFQEITADRLQKIQLGVIDLEKPTAAQAADDVARELHTMKGEARMLGLGAIGQLAHAAEDVLRSEREGKTATAVATDLLLRACDVLSDLVEDMPSAHTGTSATEEMCAALAAASGSPIPHLGPKPAAAKAAAPAPAPKPAAPAPPPVQAAPAPVAAPAAPVQAPAAAEDAAAAKANPVADRTIRVNVETLDALGLLAGDLLVESARNQLRGEDMAQILERFSRISDRFLHFGEQLQLQAEERAQLDRLESDLHMLRDDAFRFVRRNEDGVNTLHGSLAILADHVADARLVPLASVFDAFPRAVRDLSRQQGKEVDLVIENSDAGVDRSMLADVRDAMVHLLRNAVDHGLESADLRTQLGKPATGRVRIRARVDGEMLHLEVDDDGRGIDPDRVRASAVSKRLLTQAQADALSEREAIELVFRPGFSTREEVSEISGRGVGMDVVKRKVESLGGSVSLKSRLGRGLTVSLRLPQSLALMKVLLVRLGDDVYGIPAADVEAVIRLKPEDRLEVFGTLAVKHRGKPTALVALGPLLGLNGGNRFDRPPAVVVRHGADEAALVVDGFVDEREVAVKPCGGEFLKGAPFIAGTAALEDGRIAVLLHVPDIMTEVRRMARPVTQAPATKRLRVLLVDDSPIARATESALVKALGHNVEEAQDGEEAYAKAQAASYDLILSDVQMPKLDGFSLTRRLKSTASLARIPVIILSSLASPEDKRRGLDAGADAYLVKGELGVEVLAQAIDRLT
- the ald gene encoding alanine dehydrogenase, coding for MIVGVPKEIKTRENRVGMIPAGVAALKRGGHTVLVEKGAGIGSGISDQDYVRVGAEIVKSVDEVWSRAEMIVKVKEPIAPEYERMQNGQIVYTYFHLSGVDPELTKVLLKKKVSAVAYETIQLDDGSLPLLKPMSEVAGKMAIQVGAASLEKHAGGKGILLGGVPGVRRAKVTIIGGGVVGINAAKVAVGMGAEVTILDVNLERLTYLDDIFMGRAAVMASDSENIAKSVRESDLVVGGVLIPGAAAPKLVTEALIKEMSAGSVVVDVAVDQGGCIETCKPTTHDKPTFILHDVVHYCVANMPGAVPQTSTFALNNATRPYATRIANLGLHEALRQDRALLKGLNTHGGQVTYEAVARDLGYDYVPAEQALASGGKKAQKAAKPAAKRASR
- a CDS encoding chemotaxis protein CheW, with the translated sequence MTTPLQRALRNAPDRATVAQARPDQEFFCFRLGELRLAVPSENVLEVLRAGLLTPLPRTPAYVMGVTGHRGEVLPVVDILRFLGKGEARIGPRTRLFVGASGAFVAGVVADAVLGLKRFYVSDILPPPLGGDSAAEHLLGVVQGASASEGFSLLNFPKLLQTARQRAVAR
- a CDS encoding sigma-70 family RNA polymerase sigma factor, which translates into the protein MLDFRQPNRTKQEFEELALAHLDPLYSAALRLTKNERDAEDLVQDTCMRAYRFFDKFERGTNIKAWLFKILTNTFINRYRRKVKERSVVEGVEREAVHERFVSRDATDFAANPEQYFFDRLLSDDVLRAIDSLPIDFRLVVILADLQEFSYKEIAEILECPVGTVMSRLFRGRKLLQKTLKEYAEGQGVFRENGHPVPAPADLDEYRRRKKTG
- a CDS encoding zf-HC2 domain-containing protein: MTCQELDSFLYPYLDGEFQPDERLEVEAHLSTCAACAQRVHTEAQVQQALRRAARHAVSSTRAPDALRASLQGGLRQEVRRAQQAVWLRASCVMLAVATAGGAWMALRPEAQQRFVDDAAKRHAKRLPVEIADTTPESVEAWFGGKLDHRVSVPRLPNTTLSGARISNVTDRPAAYISYEAQPARADAPPRRIGLFVFDDAQREIKANDLAAAEVDSSHGYNVAVWRDREIVYELVTDLDESDIRKMLADKAAAAADASSAPRVADAPKPQMAPGVAVSPVVHTTAQ
- a CDS encoding Frizzy aggregation protein FrzB, which codes for MSDVRADAEVAAEQVDLLFFEVGNAVYGADASQVLRIDRALPDDFSVPELGVLRQGARALVFQLPEGEGHLRVDAVRGVRPVPLNALRRMPPPAGAPPYAVGLCLDAAEDPAQDSAPVLLIDLAETVNSAV
- a CDS encoding radical SAM protein, with product MASLPKLLVADPKGRVLEHPYLVATLRSGEDLVPPQDRPIPLPEAGRLVHLPGRLPVGMHPETGELELVREFTVDGKRFVPNAVGALLPPGYTRTFLPGEVKGEGGPVLPQWAYTAAAWGEEGAVAWAIHTDRRGHWDPQLYSTPDLKKAVDAHLARYPDNRVLKQLKTCALLYRCFTSQNIFYARDEGAIPASVMCNARCVGCISDQPADGPPASHERMDDGPSGEEMGKIGLYHLQHAPGRTMVSFGQGCEGEPLTRYKQIAEAIRYMRAHTPVGSININTNASLTHGLEALLDAGLDAVRVSLNAATKGLYEAYYKPVKYTWEDVERSIALARERGAYLSLNLLLFPGVTDREGEVQALENLVCRYRVDQVQTRPLAIDPLQYIEVARGVGAGGEPVGIRELLRRLKEARPGLIIGNFSRGLQERHNAAGAQRSA
- a CDS encoding response regulator produces the protein MSRVLVIDDSPMLVELTVGALNSAGYQASGALDLASLEQRLVEGPYVLILMDVNMPEMFGDDVVEYLRTQKKVQSKLVLYSDIPEAELAAKARASGADGYILKGGGLEAVLAGVTQLAGPPKGAPAAAAAPAAAAPAAAAAAPAAPKPGARKPRILIVDDSEMTARIIEADLVTKGFEVHVADTADKATKIILKKQTRPDLVLLDVRMPNVDGEQFCRFIKSNSLFKGIKVLLCSGEEPAELQRICREAGADGYVPKDAVLSKVVASELPPSSSEG